Proteins encoded in a region of the Leptospira montravelensis genome:
- a CDS encoding multiheme c-type cytochrome — protein sequence MNFPSIQLTVILVFMTNFVSCLDSNFLDSHWKYPIEVQGIPPKHFTVLEKNLEPNACQTCHNKQFQNWKESLHSKSISKGFLWQKEILSSKEYQSCFQCHSPLPETKSELSTEFETKEILNSKHQNFPNGISNPSILCASCHIRNQIRFGPPPRTNAKEKSYINNLPHNGYIAKEEFESSAFCKSCHESKPNGKRLNGKKLMEVYTEWENSPFAKQGIQCQNCHMSEREHSWKGIHDKTFVQKSLLPTWKITEKNGTFHIQAELKSIGVGHRFPTYIIPKVYLRFYAILNHKSKPVLLEESVIGRIVNTNLTEEYLDTRIKPQMSHQVSIGYDPKEKKVLKFLWEIEVDPDEQYVRQFEEQRLENDKKLNPESKKMLQESLLEKKNSRYLLFTLNWQVPVLLPQ from the coding sequence ATGAATTTTCCATCCATTCAACTTACGGTTATCTTAGTTTTTATGACAAACTTCGTAAGTTGTTTGGATTCAAACTTCTTAGACTCACATTGGAAATATCCCATCGAAGTCCAAGGTATACCACCAAAACATTTCACAGTATTAGAAAAAAACCTAGAACCTAATGCTTGTCAGACTTGTCATAACAAGCAGTTTCAAAATTGGAAAGAAAGTTTGCACTCAAAATCTATCAGCAAAGGATTTTTATGGCAGAAGGAAATTTTATCTTCTAAGGAATACCAGTCTTGTTTCCAGTGCCACTCTCCTTTACCAGAAACTAAATCAGAGCTTTCTACAGAATTCGAAACTAAAGAAATTCTTAATTCAAAACACCAAAATTTTCCCAATGGGATTTCAAACCCTTCGATTCTTTGTGCGTCCTGCCACATTCGAAATCAAATACGATTTGGTCCTCCACCAAGAACTAATGCAAAAGAAAAATCATATATAAACAATTTACCACATAACGGGTACATTGCTAAAGAAGAATTTGAATCTTCTGCATTTTGTAAATCTTGTCACGAAAGTAAACCAAATGGAAAGAGACTCAATGGCAAAAAACTAATGGAAGTTTATACGGAATGGGAAAATAGTCCATTTGCGAAACAGGGAATTCAGTGCCAAAACTGTCATATGTCTGAGAGAGAACATTCCTGGAAAGGTATCCACGATAAAACTTTTGTACAAAAATCTTTATTACCTACTTGGAAAATTACAGAAAAAAATGGCACTTTTCATATACAAGCAGAACTTAAATCAATAGGTGTGGGACACCGATTTCCGACTTATATCATCCCGAAAGTTTACTTACGTTTTTACGCAATTCTTAATCATAAATCAAAACCAGTCCTTCTTGAAGAGTCGGTTATTGGTAGAATTGTGAATACGAATTTAACAGAAGAATATTTAGATACAAGAATCAAACCCCAAATGTCGCACCAAGTAAGTATTGGTTACGATCCAAAAGAAAAAAAGGTACTTAAATTTTTATGGGAAATCGAAGTGGATCCTGATGAACAATACGTACGACAATTTGAAGAACAACGATTGGAAAATGATAAGAAACTGAATCCAGAGTCAAAAAAAATGTTACAAGAGTCCCTTCTTGAAAAAAAGAACTCTCGTTATCTATTGTTTACTTTGAATTGGCAAGTGCCTGTTTTACTTCCGCAATGA